Proteins encoded in a region of the Planococcus citri chromosome 1, ihPlaCitr1.1, whole genome shotgun sequence genome:
- the Stim gene encoding stromal interaction molecule homolog isoform X1: protein MLIISICDLKLFLLLLLFFNVGVFCENGALPSASRYVPKPAAESITEKQSGADDSESILFESCYDDMACLIRTSEDRQGLEAIRALHRQLDDDANGAVDLSESNDFLREELKYENGAERRQKAFHKNDDMHISVKELWEAWVKSEVHNWTVEQTAEWLSANVELPQYVPSFIIKRVTGAHLPRLASGNGQYITNVLGIKDPIHKQKIMLKAMDVVLFGPPKADNINYLKDLILISLLMSALIGCYYGYRRSRNSTNRLYHMMKDMESLQKAELDLKNLQKELERAKLEQENVTTEKQNLEKRLKEQSGDGSEIHNSNCCLETTQLKAEIEMLRNALQRAEGELVDRYWSPPPALQLWLQLTHEIENKAYGLKKASAEKQLQTAREACEKLKRKRSSLVGAFVSTHGKSIDDVDRSIVDARTALNEVTQELAERVHRWKQIENLCGFNVINNKGLGYLESVLYRNSVNGRNLGFRGRMSSQDNLEDDTVSNYSVPTGISFTDRAAFENFNTWTEGQETSDSEKLDHDEEDDSLRSNVQFTLGANDVEDIRRSNPVLPIHSNLREKEKDIPASFPARTGRSITRSFTEDQNGSSFESELANKQSHSSNNLDNTAAAYIQKIRRPPRKAELIHSHSVATTIDDETGSTDSNPNTSEEHVSESTKKKNKNKFLSKFSRKISKNSSANNSQSSIHLKHE from the exons ATGTTAATAATATCCATCTGTGATTTAAAGCTTTtccttttattattattgtttttcaatGTCGGAGTGTTCTGTGAAAATGGTGCTCTTCCATCTGCGAGCAGATACGTCCCCAAGCCTGCTGCAGAAAGCATTACAGAAAAACAATCAGGGGCAGATGACTCCGAGTCTA TATTATTCGAGAGCTGTTACGATGATATGGCATGTCTGATTCGTACCTCCGAAGATAGACAAGGTCTGGAGGCCATTCGTGCACTTCATCGTcaacttgatgatgatgccaaTGGGGCCGTGGATTTATCCGAATCTAATGAc TTTTTAAGAGAAGAACTTAAGTATGAAAATGGAGCTGAAAGAAGACAGAAAGCGTTTCACAAAAATGACGACATGCATATTTCAGTTAAAGAACTTTGGGAAGCTTGGGTCAAATCCGAA GTGCACAACTGGACTGTGGAACAGACAGCCGAATGGTTATCGGCAAATGTAGAACTGCCTCAATACGTGCCTTCGTTTATAATTAAAAGAGTCACCGGTGCACATTTGCCTAG GCTAGCCAGTGGCAATGGACAGTATATAACCAATGTCCTTGGAATTAAAGATCCTATTCATAAGCAGAAAATTATGCTGAAGGCTATGGATGTTGTCTTGTTTGGACCACCGAAAG ctgACAATATTAATTATTTGAAGGATCTCATTCTAATATCATTATTAATGTCCGCATTGATTGGATGCTATTACGGATACCGTCGCAGTAGAAATTCAACTAATCGTTTATATCATATGATGAAAGACATGGAAAGTTTACAAAAAGCCGAATTGGATTTGAAAAACTTACAG aAAGAATTGGAACGCGCCAAACTAGAACAAGAAAACGTCAcaactgaaaaacaaaatctgGAAAAACGTCTGAAAGAACAATCAGGCGATGGATCCGAAATTCATAACTCCAATTGTTGCTTAGAAACGACTCAACTAAAAGCTGAAATCGAG ATGCTGAGAAACGCATTACAACGAGCCGAAGGAGAATTAGTAGATCGATACTGGTCCCCGCCACCTGCATTGCAGTTATGGTTGCAGCTTACTCATGAAATCGAAAACAAGGCTTACGGTTTGAAAAAAGCCTCAGCTGAGAAGCAGCTACAAACAGCTCGAGAGGCT tgtgaaaaactaaaaagaaaaagatcaaGTCTCGTCGGAGCTTTCGTATCGACGCATGGTAAATCAATCGATGACGTTGATCGAAGTATTGTCGATGCCAG AACGGCGTTGAACGAAGTTACTCAAGAATTAGCTGAAAGAGTCCACAGATGGaaacaaatagaaaatttgtGCGGCTTCAATGTTATTAATAATAAAGGATTAGGGTATCTGGAAAGCGTACTCTATAGAAATTCAGTTAATGGACGAAATCTCGGCTTTAGAG gtCGTATGAGTAGTCAAGATAATTTAGAAGATGACACTGTCAGTAATTACTCTGTACCAACTG gtataTCGTTTACCGACCGCgcagctttcgaaaatttcaatacttgGACGGAGGGCCAAGAAACATCGGATAGCGAGAAATTAGATCATGATGAAGAAGATGATTCCTTACGTTCAAACGTACAATTTACCTTAGGTGCTAACGA TGTTGAAGATATTCGCAGAAGTAACCCTGTTCTACCCATACATTCCAATTTGCGCGAAAAAGAAAAGGATATACCAGCCAGCTTTCCTGCTCGAACAGGGCGTAGCATTACTAGGTCTTTCACAGAAGATCAAAATGGATCTTCTTTCGAATCAGAG CTTGCAAATAAACAGAGTCATTCGTCGAATAATTTAGATAATACAGCGGCAGCTTATATACAAAAAATAAGAAGACCTCCTCGTAAAGCTGAATTAATCCATTCGCATTCGGTCGCGACGACCATAGATGATGAAACAGGTTCAACGGATTCTAATCCGAATACATCTGAAGAACATGTTTCTGAatcaacgaagaaaaaaaataaaaataaatttttgtcgaaattttctcgcaaaatttctaaaaattcttcgGCTAATAATTCCCAATCATCTATACATTTAAAACACGAGTGA
- the Stim gene encoding stromal interaction molecule homolog isoform X2, with the protein MLIISICDLKLFLLLLLFFNVGVFCENGALPSASRYVPKPAAESITEKQSGADDSESILFESCYDDMACLIRTSEDRQGLEAIRALHRQLDDDANGAVDLSESNDFLREELKYENGAERRQKAFHKNDDMHISVKELWEAWVKSEVHNWTVEQTAEWLSANVELPQYVPSFIIKRVTGAHLPRLASGNGQYITNVLGIKDPIHKQKIMLKAMDVVLFGPPKADNINYLKDLILISLLMSALIGCYYGYRRSRNSTNRLYHMMKDMESLQKAELDLKNLQKELERAKLEQENVTTEKQNLEKRLKEQSGDGSEIHNSNCCLETTQLKAEIEMLRNALQRAEGELVDRYWSPPPALQLWLQLTHEIENKAYGLKKASAEKQLQTAREACEKLKRKRSSLVGAFVSTHGKSIDDVDRSIVDARTALNEVTQELAERVHRWKQIENLCGFNVINNKGLGYLESVLYRNSVNGRNLGFRGRMSSQDNLEDDTVSNYSVPTGHN; encoded by the exons ATGTTAATAATATCCATCTGTGATTTAAAGCTTTtccttttattattattgtttttcaatGTCGGAGTGTTCTGTGAAAATGGTGCTCTTCCATCTGCGAGCAGATACGTCCCCAAGCCTGCTGCAGAAAGCATTACAGAAAAACAATCAGGGGCAGATGACTCCGAGTCTA TATTATTCGAGAGCTGTTACGATGATATGGCATGTCTGATTCGTACCTCCGAAGATAGACAAGGTCTGGAGGCCATTCGTGCACTTCATCGTcaacttgatgatgatgccaaTGGGGCCGTGGATTTATCCGAATCTAATGAc TTTTTAAGAGAAGAACTTAAGTATGAAAATGGAGCTGAAAGAAGACAGAAAGCGTTTCACAAAAATGACGACATGCATATTTCAGTTAAAGAACTTTGGGAAGCTTGGGTCAAATCCGAA GTGCACAACTGGACTGTGGAACAGACAGCCGAATGGTTATCGGCAAATGTAGAACTGCCTCAATACGTGCCTTCGTTTATAATTAAAAGAGTCACCGGTGCACATTTGCCTAG GCTAGCCAGTGGCAATGGACAGTATATAACCAATGTCCTTGGAATTAAAGATCCTATTCATAAGCAGAAAATTATGCTGAAGGCTATGGATGTTGTCTTGTTTGGACCACCGAAAG ctgACAATATTAATTATTTGAAGGATCTCATTCTAATATCATTATTAATGTCCGCATTGATTGGATGCTATTACGGATACCGTCGCAGTAGAAATTCAACTAATCGTTTATATCATATGATGAAAGACATGGAAAGTTTACAAAAAGCCGAATTGGATTTGAAAAACTTACAG aAAGAATTGGAACGCGCCAAACTAGAACAAGAAAACGTCAcaactgaaaaacaaaatctgGAAAAACGTCTGAAAGAACAATCAGGCGATGGATCCGAAATTCATAACTCCAATTGTTGCTTAGAAACGACTCAACTAAAAGCTGAAATCGAG ATGCTGAGAAACGCATTACAACGAGCCGAAGGAGAATTAGTAGATCGATACTGGTCCCCGCCACCTGCATTGCAGTTATGGTTGCAGCTTACTCATGAAATCGAAAACAAGGCTTACGGTTTGAAAAAAGCCTCAGCTGAGAAGCAGCTACAAACAGCTCGAGAGGCT tgtgaaaaactaaaaagaaaaagatcaaGTCTCGTCGGAGCTTTCGTATCGACGCATGGTAAATCAATCGATGACGTTGATCGAAGTATTGTCGATGCCAG AACGGCGTTGAACGAAGTTACTCAAGAATTAGCTGAAAGAGTCCACAGATGGaaacaaatagaaaatttgtGCGGCTTCAATGTTATTAATAATAAAGGATTAGGGTATCTGGAAAGCGTACTCTATAGAAATTCAGTTAATGGACGAAATCTCGGCTTTAGAG gtCGTATGAGTAGTCAAGATAATTTAGAAGATGACACTGTCAGTAATTACTCTGTACCAACTG GTCACAACTAG
- the LOC135832057 gene encoding nucleosome assembly protein 1-like 1, whose translation MSSDQENPSGNEESETIEVDGSSISDFLKKSDILAALQQETLANLPAPVKKRINALKNLQLEVTNLEAKFYEEVHLLECKYHKLYQPIHEKRYKIVTGNYEPTEEEGEWKLENELADELSKELKDKANVEDESEKKNEKDASNPDSTTVVGIPAFWLTAFKNVQMISEMIQPCDEPILQHLIDVRTVLLEKEPMGFVLEFHFSPNEHFTNSVLTKEYEMKCCPDPCDPFCFEGPEIVKCKGCKIEWKKGKNVTVKQVKKKQKHKNRSSVTRTVTKQVPNESFFNFFNPPEVPEDSESESYDETQALLTSDFEIGHYIRERVVPNAVLYFTGEAMEDYDDDEEEEEEEEEDESEEEDSEEETADRSATENIKKKGGRHSTRNTGRGGGGENILAKSGADPAECKQQ comes from the exons ATGTCATCTGACCAAGAAAACCCTTCGGGTAACGAAGAATCCGAAACCATAGAAGTTGATGGAAGTAGTATAAGCGACTTTCTTAAAAAATCGGATATTTTGGCTGCATTACAACAAGAAACATTGGCT AACTTACCAGCTCCCGTTAAAAAACGTATCAACgccttgaaaaatttgcaactcGAAGTTACGAATCTAGAAGCTAAATTTTACGAAGAAGTACATTTATTGGAATGCAAATACCATAAGTTATATCAACCAATTCATGAAAAA CGCTATAAAATTGTAACCGGGAACTACGAACCTACTGAAGAAGAAGGTGAATGGAAATTAGAAAACGAATTGGCAGATGAATTATCAAAGGAACTGAAAGATAAAGCTAATGTAGAAGATGaatctgaaaagaaaaatgaaaaagatgcATCCAATCCTGATTCGAC GACCGTCGTCGGCATTCCTGCTTTTTGGTTAAcagcttttaaaaatgtacagATGATTAGTGAAATGATACAACCATGTGATGAACCAATTTTACAGCATTTAATCGACGTACGAACTGTATTATTGGAGAAGGAACCTATG GGTTTTGTgctagaatttcatttttctccaaatgaACATTTTACGAATTCTGTATTGACAAAGGAATACGAAATGAAGTGTTGTCCTGATCCTTGTGATCCATTCTGTTTTGAAGGCCCCGAAATTGTCAAATGCAAG GGCTGTAAAATAGAATGGAAGAAAGGCAAAAATGTAACTGTCAAGCAAGTGAAGAAAAAGCAAAAGCATAAGAACCGTTCTTCCGTTACAAGAACCGTTACGAAACAAGTTCCAAACGAAtcattcttcaactttttcaatccTCCAGAAG tacCTGAAGATTCTGAATCTGAAAGCTACGATGAAACTCAAGCGTTGCTTACGAGTGATTTTGAAATCGGCCATTATATCAGAGAAAGAGTAGTCCCAAATGCGGTGCTTTATTTCACtg GTGAAGCCATGGAAGActacgatgatgatgaagaagaagaggaagaagaagaagaagacgagaGCGAAGAAGAGGATAGTGAAGAAGAAACTGCAGATCGAAGTGCcactgaaaatatcaaaaagaaaGGCGGTCGCCATTCTACTCGGAACACTGGTCGTGGCGGTGGCGGTGAAAACATTCTCGCGAAAAGCGGAGCAGATCCAGCAGAATGCAAACAACAATAA